The Caloenas nicobarica isolate bCalNic1 chromosome 33, bCalNic1.hap1, whole genome shotgun sequence genome contains the following window.
AGCCGGTGACGCTGTGGGTCGGTGGCTGTGGTGGGGTGGCAGCTGGTGACACCGGGTTGGTGACAATGGGatgtggcgggggggggggtgacactGTGGGTGTGTGACCGTGGGTGACCCTGGTGGCAGAGGGTGACCCGTGGGTGACCCTGGTGGTGGGTGGTGACTGCGTGGGTGACATTGGCACTGGGTGACCCTGGTGGCAGTTGGTGACCTGTGGGTGACCCCAGTGGCAGTGGGTGATCCATGGGTGACCCCAGTGGCAGTGGGTGACCCATGGGTGACATTGGCAGTGGGTGACCCGTGGGTGACCCCAGTGGCAGTGGGTGACCCATGGGTGCCACCGGCAGTGGGTGTCCCGTGGGTGACATTGGCAGTGGGTGACCCGTGGGTGACATTGGCAGTGGGTGACCTGTGGGTGCCACCGGCAGTGGGTGTCCCGTGGGTGACACCGGCAGTGGGTGACCCGTGGGTGACATTGGCAGTGGGTGACCCGTGGGTGCCACCGGCAGTGGGTGTCCCGTGGGTGACATTGGCAGTGGGTGACCCGTGGGTGCCACCGGCAGTGGGTGTCCCGTGGGTGCCACCAGCAGGTGGTGACCTGTGGGTGACCCCAGTGCTCATGGGTGACTGCAGTGGGTGACCCGTGGGTGCCACCGGCAGTGGGTGACCCGTGGGTGCCACCGGCAGTGGGTGTCCCGTGGGTGACACCGGCAGGTGGTGACCCGTGGGTGCCACCGGCAGTGGGTGACCCGTGGGTGCCACCGGCAGGTGGTGACCCTGTGGTACCGCGCCCCCGAGGTCCTGCTGCAGTCGACCTACGCGACCCCCGTGGACATGTGGAGCGTGGGCTGCATCTTCGCCGAGATGTCCCGCAGGAagtgaggggacacggggacaccgggggggacacggcggggggaCACAGGTGCTGCTGGCGGGGGGGCAGTCGGGGTGTCCCTCAGCCAGGGGTGCCAGCAGCAGTGGGGAGGGGTgtgtccctgtgtgtcccccccatggtgacatccctgtgccccccatggtgacatccccatgtcccccccacaTGGTGACatctccatgtcccccccaggcccctTTTCTGCGGGAACTCGGAGGCCGATCAGCTGGGGAAGATTTTTGAGTGAGTTTGGCGGGGGGGtcgtggggtgggggggcaggacgggggtcccgggggggctctgggggggtgAGGAcagttgggggggggggggattgGGGACAAGGGGCAACTCTGAGCTGGGTCTGGGGGGTCCAGGCCAGGACTGGGGGGTGGGACCGCGGTGTCCCCCCctcaccccgtgtcccccccaccccgtgtccccccagcctgaTCGGGCTCCCCCTGGAGGACGAGTGGCCCCGGGACGTCGCCCTCCCCCGCGGAGCCTtcgccccccggcccccccagcccgTCCAGGGGGTCGTCCCCGACATggagcccctggggacacaactgctgctggtgaggggggacacggcggggacacggggacaccaggggggacaccgggggagACACAGCGGGGGACCTGGGGGGTACACAGGGACACCGGGGGGGGCATATGGGGACACCGtgggaggggacactggggggggaATATGGGGACACCACAgagggacactggggggggacacagggacaccacGGGGGACACGGTGACACTGGGGGGTGTGGGAATGACACACAAACCCCCcgggtttggggacacaggggacacgtCCCCCCGCCCTGAGCTGCACAGCctgcggggtggggggtgtgACAATGTCCCCTGagtgtccccatgtgtccccccccccaggaGATGCTGACCTTTGACCCCTACAAGCGCATCTCGGCCTTTGACGCCCTGCGGCACCTGTACCTGCAGGAGCGGGGGGGGGACCAGGGCTAgggcccccccggcacccccgggTGGGGGGGATCCTGGGCCCCCCCGTGCGAGGGACAGTGACACGTCCCTGTGCTGGTGCTTTGCTCACACTGGGGGGGGAAAACGGGCACATGGGGGGATGTGGGCCCCCCCGTTTTGATAATAAAGGGGGGGCAGCCTGGCCCCCCCCACCCGCCTTGTTACTTGTGTGTCACTGGGGGGGACAATGATATGGGGGGGTCACCCAGAGAGACAGGGAGCCAGTGTCACTGACTGTCAGCTGTTTATTTGAAGGGGGGGGGACATGGTGACATCCCTGTGGTGACAGCGGGGGGGGGACGTgccaccctgacccccccggcagcaccggggTGGGGGTGCTGGGCCCCTCCTGGGGCATAAATAACCAGTTTGGGGGGGTggatgggactgggatggggGGTGGTGTctggggggggggtcactgtgtccccccccaaGTGTGGGGGtggccgggacccccccgggcgCTGCCACGTCCCCCAGAGGCTTCATGcagctggggcggggggggtggcCGATCGGCGGCTGCGGGACGTGGCGGGGGGTCCCACACCCCCAAAAGGGACGGGGCCCCCCCAGGAGGGCGGTGACCCCCCCGTGTGCCCCCCCCGCTATAGGAAGGCGCTGGGGTTGGCGCGCGGGTCCTTCTGGTTGCGGTACCGCATGGCCAACCACACCCCCAGGATCTGCGGAGAAATTCGGGGGTCGGagcggggggggggtcccgtGACGCCCCTCAAAGTGCGTGTGACCCCCCCCGGGGTCCCCCCCCCTTACCTCAGTGAAGCTGAAGAACAACCcgaccccccccaaaatcttGAGCGCTTCGTCCGAGTGTCGCAGCATCTTCTCTCCGCAGGTCGGGCAGCGCCCGCCGGGGAGGCTCTTACAGCTCTGGGGGGGCACGAAGCGGGCGTtaagggctggggggggggcagaggggTCGGGGGCCCCCCCGGTGCACACTCAcggcggggcaggggggcaggcCGGCGGGGGGGTCGGCGCTGCGGTTGAGCAGCCCGCAGCAATCCAGGCGCCGCTCCAGCTCCACGCGCGTCTCGTTGCTCAGGATGTGCCAGGCCGAGCTGAACAGCCgctcctgggcgggggggggcgcggggggggcacCCCCCCCGGGAAAATTCATCAGGGACCCCCCCGGTGTCACCACCCCCGGCCATGGGGAGAACCCCCCCCAGGGACACGGAACCAGGAGGGGTTAGAGGggtcccccccgcacccccagtCCCTCTGCGGGGGACACACCAGGCAGGGCCCCCcccatggaaaaataattagtgACCCCTCCCGTGTCACCCCCCcacaccatggggacacccccccagGACTGAGGAACCAGGAGGGGTTAGAGCGgtccccccccgcacccccagtCCCTCTGCAGGGGGGGACACGAGGCAGGACCCCCCCCCAATAAAATTAATGAGTGCCCCCCCAGGGGTGTGCACGGGGGGGGACAGGACTGACCTGGCGGCTGCGGTCGATGGCCAAGCAGGAGCAGGAGACCCCGAACTGCACCAGGAACACGAGCCCCAGGATGATCATGTACTGGGGGGGGAGTCAagggggggggcgcggggacccccccggctctCAGTGTCACCCcccgggggggacatggggacccccccggctctCAGTGTCACCCCCCGGCAGGGACAGAGGCTGCGGCTCCtcctgtcccctgtgctggCACTTGCAGGacccccctgtgtccccctccccaaaatatTACTTGTGGGGGCTGGATCTGTGCCAGAGTGctcagcccccccaaacccactgtccccattgcggggacactgagagagctggggaaTTTGGGGACATAGTGGGTAatttggggacactgggggggggGTCTCAGGTGTGTCACCCCCCAAATATTTCGGGGGGGGGGCTGGATCTGTGCCAGAGCTCTCAGGAATACCCCCCCAATCCCTTCCTGTGcccccccactgtccccattgCGGGGACACCAAGGGggctggtgacactgggggatttggggacataGCAGGTAatttggggacactggggggggtCTCAGGTGTCACCCCCCGAATATTTCCTGGGGGGGCTGGATCTGTGCCGGAGTGctcagcccccccaaaccctccctgTGCCCCCGCGCTGTCCCCATTGGGGAGACACCGAGGGGGCCGGTGACACTGGGGGAGCACAGGTGACACCGGGGGGGatctggggacaccggggggggtGTCAcacgtgtccccccccccgcagAAAAGGATACGAAGAAGAGCAGGACCTGGTGGTGGCGGGcggcccccagcagccccagcagcgccagcagcagcagcaccaccccCACGGCGATGGCCCCCCCGATCAGGGGCACCCCCGGCACCCCGAAGCCTCTGCCCCAGGCGGCCACCGCGATCAGCAGCAGCGCCACCAGCTGCGGGGGGGACACGCgttggggacccccccgctGGGAAAAACGGGGGGGCAGCCATGCGGcgccctgcctcagtttccccccgTTAttggggggggtgtgtgtgtcccccccaaagacactgggggggtccctaaggggggggggggtgtcccaccgtgtcccccccccacgtccccagTGTCACCAAAGTGGGGGGGACGCACACAGGCTGTGGCCCCCCCAgggctgtgacccccccaaaacGGAGGGGTGGGGGCAGCTGAgccccccccaaacacccccagcaggtcccaccccccccagccccaccctttttttttttggggggggggcactAGCGTCCCCTCCGCACTCTGGGGGGGCCCAGCGCCCCCAAAACCAAGAgggatccccccaaaccccctggtgggggggccgccccccccagccccaaatcgGGGAGTTATTTTattcccctgtgtcccccctaGCCTCACCCTTTAAAGTGgtcacaccccccccccccagcccccccaaaccccccgcgGT
Protein-coding sequences here:
- the TSPAN31 gene encoding LOW QUALITY PROTEIN: tetraspanin-31 (The sequence of the model RefSeq protein was modified relative to this genomic sequence to represent the inferred CDS: deleted 2 bases in 1 codon) → MRQPPGGHFRPAFSGHMQKGRGGAEGAWRALRAGAVRRSGAGPGFKGAAGGWGRAAPPRDPPTMVCGGFACSRNALCALNVVYVLVALLLIAVAAWGRGFGVPGVPLIGGAIAVGVVLLLLALLGLLGAARHHQVLLFFYMIILGLVFLVQFGVSCSCLAIDRSRQERLFSSAWHILSNETRVELERRLDCCGLLNRSADPPAGLPPCPASCKSLPGGRCPTCGEKMLRHSDEALKILGGVGLFFSFTEILGVWLAMRYRNQKDPRANPSAFL